A segment of the bacterium genome:
AACCCTGGGACTGAGTCTACTTCAATTATTATTGTAGGAATACCAAGTAATGCAGAAAGAAATACAGGACTGAATGAGCCAAAACCACCTGTCCCTATCACACCCATCGGTTTCTCCTTTACTATTATGTATAAAGATTCAATAAATGAAACTATTAAGAAAAATGGGAATGTTAATTTCTTAGTTAATCCTTTTCCTAAAAATGGTTTTTGAGAAGTTAGTAAAAGCTTGTAATTCATAGGGACAAGGGCGCTCTCCATACCAAATTTTGAGCCTACTATTGTTACACTCGCCATAAAATGCTTGATTTCCTCAGCTATTGCAAGACCTGCAAAAATGTGACCACCAGTACCACCTGTTGCAATGAGTATCTTCATAACTAACTAAAATCTCAAAATGCAAAACTCAAATCTACAACTAAAAACTTAAAAGTTTTGATTTTTTAGTTGCAGTCTTAACATTTGAGTTTTAAGCTTTAAATTTCCTATACGACTTATATTTAACAATATACCGATACCTATTAAATTAACTAAAAGGTTTGACCCCCCAAACGATATGAATGGGAGTGGTAGCCCTGTAGTTGGGAAAATACCACATGTTACCCCAATATGAAAGATAGCTGAAATAAAGATTGCAAAACTGAAACCAGTGGCAAGCAAGAAGCCTAATCGGTCAGGGGCATGATTCCCAACCTTTATACCCCTAATTAAGAGAAGTAAAAACAAAACTGAAACCAAACTGGCCCCTATAAAGCCAAGTTCTTCACCAATTATAGAAAATATAAAATCCGTATAAGGTTCAGGTAGGAATAGTAGTTTTGCCCTACTATTACCTAATCCCACACCAAATAAGCCACCAGCTCCTACACCATAAATTGATTGCCTTAATTGGTAACTATCGTGTGAGAAGAAATTTAAGAACCGCAATCTTGCATATGCAAACTGGGTGAGAAAAGCAAATCCCATTCCTATAATAATTAATAGAAGAATTAAAAGGTGTAACACCTTTGCACCACCCAAAAACAAAAGTACAAAACAAGTAATACAAAGAACGGCAAGCATTCCAAAAGATGGCTCTAACCCAATAAGTAAGAAAACAATCCCAAGAACACTAAGAAGTGGAATAATACCCTTCTTTAAATCACTTATATCATTTGTTGAAATAAAATTAGCAGTGAATATTATAACACCAAGCTTTGCGAGCTCAGAGGGCTGGATAGAAAACCATTTAAATCTCAACCATCTACGTGTCCCATGGATAGATGGACCAAATAAAAGAACGAATAGAAGGAGTAATAAAGTGAGTCCTAAAATTAGGTAGGAATACTTGCCCCACCAATGATAATCAATTTTGGATACCACTATACATAAAATAGCACCAATTCCTAATGGGATAAGCTGCTTTTTTAGAAAAAATGTACTTGTATCCATTAACCTCAAAGCTGAGAAAGCAGAAGAAGAATAAACCATTATAATACCTATACCTATGAGGATAAGAGTGATAAGTCCAATGTTAGTATCTGTCTTCCTCATAAAGCTTTAACTGCTTGCTTGAATTTTTCACCCCTGTCTCTGAAATTAGTAAACCAGTCAAACGATGCAAACCCGGGTGATAAGAGAACTACATCTCCAGGAGAAGCGTGTGAGAAGGCAAGCTTTACAGCTTCGTCCATACTATTAGCATGACTATATTCTACTTTTAATAATTTACATAGTTCTTTACTTGATTCACCAATAAGAACTGCATGCTTTACCTTCTCATTTATTGATTTGGCAATAAAGGTTATATCAGTTCCCTTTAATTTACCACCTGCTATAATAACCAAATTAGTAGTGAAACTTGATAGAGTCTTCACAAATGATGCTGGATTAGTACACATAGAGTTATTTATAAACCTTACTCCACGAACTATACCGATATCCTCAAGCCGATGAGGAACACATTTGAACGACTGAAGCCCATTAAGAATAGAGTCACGGGAGATGTCGAGAATCTTAGCTACTACTATAGTTGCTAAATAATCGTCAAGTAAACATTCCCATTTTAGATTTAAGTCACTCACACTAAATAACATATCACTATGCCATAAGATATTCCCATTGTTTATCCATACTGTAGGGGTTTGATTAATCAAACCCCTACAGGCACTAAAAAATAACTTTTGTGACTTTACACTAATTTGTCTTACCTCTGGGTCGTCAAAGTTGAGGACAGCAAAATCTTTAGTAGTTTGATTTGAAAATAGGCGTAATTTTAGTTCACGATATTCTTTAAAACTCTCATGTCTATCAAGATGATCGGGCGTTATATTCAAAAGTACACCTATCCAGGGATGGAAAGAATTTATTGATTCAAGCTGGAATGTACTTACCTCTACTAT
Coding sequences within it:
- a CDS encoding putative peptidoglycan glycosyltransferase FtsW, producing the protein MRKTDTNIGLITLILIGIGIIMVYSSSAFSALRLMDTSTFFLKKQLIPLGIGAILCIVVSKIDYHWWGKYSYLILGLTLLLLLFVLLFGPSIHGTRRWLRFKWFSIQPSELAKLGVIIFTANFISTNDISDLKKGIIPLLSVLGIVFLLIGLEPSFGMLAVLCITCFVLLFLGGAKVLHLLILLLIIIGMGFAFLTQFAYARLRFLNFFSHDSYQLRQSIYGVGAGGLFGVGLGNSRAKLLFLPEPYTDFIFSIIGEELGFIGASLVSVLFLLLLIRGIKVGNHAPDRLGFLLATGFSFAIFISAIFHIGVTCGIFPTTGLPLPFISFGGSNLLVNLIGIGILLNISRIGNLKLKTQMLRLQLKNQNF
- the murD gene encoding UDP-N-acetylmuramoyl-L-alanine--D-glutamate ligase; this encodes MSYTIPQDSAKKQANYKGKRVSVIGFGRSGKACVKLLLDMGVKVFVSELMDEVSSPSLLSTFPGVEFEFGKHSEKILASDMIIISPGVPLSHPILSKARQIGIPVVGELEFASQFVKNPIIGITGTNGKTTTAFLIHEVLKVAGIDTLMCGNLGVPLSSVIGRDLINQTPTIPVIVEVSTFQLESINSFHPWIGVLLNITPDHLDRHESFKEYRELKLRLFSNQTTKDFAVLNFDDPEVRQISVKSQKLFFSACRGLINQTPTVWINNGNILWHSDMLFSVSDLNLKWECLLDDYLATIVVAKILDISRDSILNGLQSFKCVPHRLEDIGIVRGVRFINNSMCTNPASFVKTLSSFTTNLVIIAGGKLKGTDITFIAKSINEKVKHAVLIGESSKELCKLLKVEYSHANSMDEAVKLAFSHASPGDVVLLSPGFASFDWFTNFRDRGEKFKQAVKAL